One window of the Longimicrobium terrae genome contains the following:
- a CDS encoding tetratricopeptide repeat protein yields MRNFVLLAAAAAAFAAPLCAQRAPATPRRPALAAAADTNSAQAYLEFAQANVATRPQIARDAFYWASQIEPGSADALYGRYTAELMVDGLRLVDYWEGVRRVVRSPEVQRIDSLYFRALTMNPFLYRRYETELFRAYMTAWYRKEIGSSEAGLDTWINRRVQSGSPALRAQDAYGKGNFDEALRLYDQAVRDARRKSWLRTERARLFAHVRNDSAAAGEFGRALADLRREDQRDVVYLYESKALLEFGMGQLHERMGEADAAREAYGRAIAEDLAFYPAHVRLGMMAMAAGDTATAVSEMSLAAEGGAVEPTVNYAYATILARAGRVDDAVTQLQSVIDRAPFYADPYLVMGALRDGQGKPAEAAAAYRGFVQRAARNHPRLAAAQQRLQELEAAPASSDGR; encoded by the coding sequence ATGCGCAATTTCGTGCTCCTGGCCGCCGCCGCGGCCGCGTTCGCCGCACCCCTGTGCGCCCAGCGCGCACCCGCCACGCCGCGCCGTCCCGCGCTGGCCGCCGCCGCCGACACCAACAGCGCCCAGGCCTACCTGGAGTTCGCGCAGGCCAACGTGGCCACGCGCCCGCAGATCGCCCGTGACGCCTTCTACTGGGCCTCGCAGATCGAGCCCGGCTCCGCCGACGCCCTGTACGGCCGCTACACCGCGGAACTGATGGTGGACGGCCTGCGGCTGGTGGACTACTGGGAAGGAGTGCGCCGCGTGGTGCGCTCGCCCGAGGTGCAGCGCATTGACTCGCTGTACTTCCGCGCGCTGACCATGAACCCGTTCCTGTACCGCCGGTACGAGACGGAGCTGTTCCGCGCGTACATGACGGCGTGGTACCGCAAGGAGATCGGGAGTTCCGAGGCGGGTCTCGACACCTGGATCAACCGCCGGGTTCAGAGCGGGAGTCCCGCGCTGCGCGCGCAGGACGCCTACGGCAAGGGCAACTTTGACGAGGCGCTGCGGCTGTACGACCAGGCCGTCCGCGACGCGCGGCGCAAGTCGTGGCTGCGCACGGAGCGCGCCCGCCTGTTCGCGCACGTGCGCAACGACTCGGCCGCCGCCGGCGAGTTCGGACGGGCGCTGGCGGACCTGCGCCGCGAAGACCAGCGCGACGTGGTGTACCTGTACGAGAGCAAGGCGCTGCTGGAGTTCGGCATGGGGCAGCTTCACGAGCGCATGGGCGAGGCCGATGCCGCCCGTGAAGCGTACGGCCGCGCCATCGCCGAGGACCTGGCCTTCTACCCGGCGCACGTGCGTCTGGGGATGATGGCGATGGCCGCCGGCGACACCGCCACCGCGGTTTCGGAAATGAGCCTGGCCGCCGAGGGCGGCGCGGTGGAGCCCACCGTCAACTACGCGTACGCCACCATCCTGGCGCGCGCCGGCCGCGTGGACGACGCGGTGACGCAGTTGCAGAGCGTCATCGACCGCGCTCCCTTCTACGCCGATCCGTACCTGGTGATGGGCGCGCTGCGCGACGGGCAGGGCAAGCCGGCCGAGGCCGCGGCCGCCTACCGCGGCTTCGTGCAGCGCGCGGCCCGCAACCACCCGCGCCTGGCCGCCGCCCAGCAGCGCCTGCAGGAGCTGGAAGCCGCCCCCGCCTCGTCGGACGGCCGCTGA
- a CDS encoding tetratricopeptide repeat protein, with the protein MTIINRTPRRTRALPRALLLLAAAAVPMTDTGVEAQRGRPAPRRPALEAGADTNSAAAYLQLGNQSLHNRPDVALAAFHWAAQLDPGSAEALYGRYAAELVSDPRRLVNYMEGRRQVVNSPAVQRIDSMYFRALTMDPFLYRRHETEVVRVYLRTLARAALEREEGPGGVNDALISHWIDVWLQNAGPTLRAQRAYGDGRFGDALRLYDEALGGRGRKSWLRTERARLYAHIQNDSAAAAEFTLALNDLRGEDERDLVYLYESKALLEYGMGRLHERMGNEAAAREAYGRALAEDLSFYPAHMRMGVMALMAGDTTTMNTELELATEAAAGEPAVGYVHGVALMQAGHLERGAERLAGVTQAAPYFADGWFALGVARERMGDRSAALNAYRAFLARAPRGHARIAVAERLVRELDLSLPAPGAN; encoded by the coding sequence ATGACGATCATCAACAGAACTCCCCGGCGGACGCGGGCGCTTCCGCGCGCGCTCCTGCTCCTGGCCGCCGCCGCGGTCCCCATGACGGACACCGGCGTGGAGGCGCAGCGCGGCCGGCCCGCGCCGCGACGGCCCGCGCTGGAAGCGGGCGCCGACACCAACAGCGCCGCCGCGTACCTCCAACTGGGCAACCAGTCGCTGCACAACCGGCCGGACGTGGCGCTGGCCGCCTTTCACTGGGCCGCGCAGCTGGACCCCGGCTCCGCCGAGGCGCTGTACGGCCGCTACGCCGCCGAGCTCGTGTCTGATCCGCGCCGGCTGGTGAACTACATGGAGGGGCGGCGGCAGGTGGTGAACTCGCCGGCGGTGCAGCGCATCGACTCCATGTACTTTCGCGCGCTGACGATGGACCCGTTTCTGTACCGCCGCCACGAGACGGAGGTGGTGCGCGTGTACCTGCGCACCCTGGCGCGCGCGGCCCTGGAGCGCGAGGAGGGGCCGGGCGGGGTGAACGACGCGCTGATCTCGCACTGGATCGACGTGTGGCTGCAGAACGCCGGCCCCACGCTGCGTGCCCAGCGCGCGTACGGCGACGGGCGCTTTGGCGACGCGCTGCGGCTGTACGACGAGGCGCTGGGCGGGCGCGGGCGAAAGTCGTGGCTGCGCACGGAGCGGGCGCGGCTGTACGCTCACATCCAGAACGACTCCGCCGCCGCGGCCGAGTTCACCCTGGCGCTCAACGACCTGCGCGGCGAGGACGAGCGCGACCTCGTCTACCTGTATGAAAGCAAGGCGCTGCTGGAGTACGGCATGGGCCGGCTGCACGAGCGCATGGGCAACGAGGCCGCCGCGCGCGAGGCGTACGGCCGCGCCCTGGCCGAAGACCTTTCCTTTTACCCGGCGCACATGCGCATGGGGGTGATGGCGCTGATGGCGGGCGACACCACCACCATGAACACCGAGCTGGAGCTGGCCACCGAAGCCGCGGCCGGCGAACCCGCCGTGGGCTACGTGCACGGCGTGGCGCTGATGCAGGCGGGCCACCTGGAGCGCGGCGCCGAGCGGCTGGCCGGCGTGACCCAGGCGGCGCCGTACTTTGCGGACGGCTGGTTCGCGCTGGGGGTGGCGCGCGAACGGATGGGCGACCGCTCCGCCGCGCTCAACGCCTACCGCGCCTTTCTGGCCCGCGCCCCGCGCGGCCACGCCCGCATCGCCGTGGCCGAGCGCCTCGTTCGTGAACTGGACCTTTCCCTGCCGGCCCCCGGAGCCAACTGA
- a CDS encoding S41 family peptidase produces the protein MTIRIRAAALLAALALPAAAHAQASGATRPRTLSEDLQLFSQVLNQIRVNHPDSLDSHRVMMSAIQGLVTATDPHSYVIPATRLSADRMAQLRAGRLMEVPIDFQYVGSVPVVAAVAPGTRAAREDIIRGDVLVAVDGQPVLAESAMELSALLAGARGSTVNLRFERERTDGTRVELDRPVRRERGDEESAVPVAIMLDAQTGYLRVTTFSNDKVAEDLRAAVSRLEGQGMRRLLLDLRDNGGGIVSEASNIASLFLPTGATVYVSEGRKAEVHDSVTVRGGLFRRDRAYPLVVMVNEGTASASELLSGALQDNDRALVVGRPTFGKALLMQGFPLTDGSLMMLVIGHVKTPCGRVVQRQYRGLRQADYYRLARTQRDTAGRPTCRTVGGRTVYGGGGIYPDVVMPEEEPTPVWLARLSEQGVVTRWVGAYLTEQAAAFTTADALAADPRLPAGGLAGFRAFATAQGQTLPQGADADRALEHMLLPVLAGAKWGSAGYYRVSAALDPQITAAAAEFGRAGQILNAAP, from the coding sequence ATGACGATTCGCATTCGCGCGGCGGCGCTGCTCGCCGCCCTTGCCCTTCCCGCCGCGGCGCACGCGCAGGCCAGCGGCGCCACGCGCCCGCGCACGCTCAGCGAAGACCTGCAGCTGTTCAGCCAGGTGCTCAACCAGATCCGCGTCAACCACCCGGACTCGCTGGATTCGCACCGGGTGATGATGTCGGCCATTCAGGGGCTGGTGACGGCGACGGATCCGCACTCGTACGTAATCCCGGCCACGCGCCTTTCCGCGGACCGCATGGCGCAGCTTCGCGCCGGCCGGCTGATGGAAGTGCCCATCGACTTCCAGTACGTGGGCTCCGTGCCCGTGGTGGCCGCGGTGGCGCCCGGCACCCGCGCCGCGCGGGAAGACATCATCCGGGGCGACGTGCTGGTGGCGGTGGACGGACAGCCGGTGCTGGCGGAAAGCGCCATGGAGCTTTCCGCCCTGCTGGCCGGCGCGCGCGGATCCACGGTGAACCTGCGCTTTGAGCGCGAGCGCACCGACGGCACCCGCGTGGAGCTGGACCGCCCGGTGCGCCGCGAGCGCGGCGACGAGGAAAGCGCCGTCCCCGTGGCCATCATGCTGGACGCGCAGACCGGCTACCTGCGCGTCACCACCTTCAGCAACGACAAGGTGGCCGAGGACCTGCGCGCCGCCGTGTCGCGGCTGGAAGGCCAGGGAATGCGGCGCCTGCTGCTGGACCTGCGCGACAACGGGGGCGGCATCGTGAGCGAGGCGTCCAACATCGCCAGCCTCTTCCTGCCCACGGGCGCCACGGTGTACGTGTCCGAGGGGCGCAAGGCCGAGGTGCACGACAGCGTCACGGTGCGCGGCGGCCTGTTCCGGCGCGACCGGGCGTACCCGCTGGTGGTGATGGTGAACGAGGGCACGGCCAGCGCCTCGGAGCTGCTTTCGGGCGCGCTGCAGGACAACGACCGCGCGCTCGTCGTGGGCCGGCCCACGTTCGGCAAGGCGCTGCTGATGCAGGGCTTTCCGCTGACGGACGGCTCGCTGATGATGCTGGTGATCGGCCACGTGAAGACGCCGTGCGGGCGCGTGGTGCAGCGGCAGTACCGCGGGCTGCGGCAGGCGGACTACTACCGTCTGGCCCGCACGCAGCGCGACACGGCGGGGCGGCCCACCTGCCGCACCGTGGGCGGGCGCACCGTGTACGGCGGTGGCGGCATCTATCCGGACGTGGTGATGCCGGAGGAAGAGCCCACGCCGGTGTGGCTGGCGCGGCTTTCGGAGCAGGGTGTGGTGACGCGCTGGGTGGGCGCGTACCTGACCGAGCAGGCGGCGGCGTTCACCACGGCGGACGCGCTGGCGGCCGATCCGCGGCTGCCGGCGGGCGGGCTGGCGGGCTTTCGCGCCTTTGCCACGGCGCAGGGGCAGACGCTGCCGCAGGGTGCCGACGCGGACCGCGCGCTGGAGCACATGCTGCTCCCGGTGCTGGCGGGCGCCAAGTGGGGTTCGGCGGGCTACTACCGTGTGTCGGCGGCGCTGGACCCGCAGATCACCGCCGCCGCCGCCGAATTCGGCCGCGCCGGCCAGATCCTGAACGCCGCCCCCTGA